One Setaria viridis chromosome 5, Setaria_viridis_v4.0, whole genome shotgun sequence genomic region harbors:
- the LOC117857381 gene encoding WD-40 repeat-containing protein MSI4: MKERSGSRAAVDERYAQWKSLIPVLYDWFANHNLVWPSLSCRWGPQFEKATYKNRQRLYLSEQTDGSVPNTLVIANCEVVKPRVAAAEHISQFNEEARSPFVKKYKTIVHPGEVNRIRELPQNSKIIATHTDSPDVLIWDVEAQPNRHAVLGATESRPDLILTGHQENAEFALAMCPAEPYVLSGGKDKSVVLWSIQDHISALGDSSSSPGASGSKQSGKTTNEKESPKVDPRGIFHGHDSTVEDVQFCPSSAQEFCSVGDDACLILWDARTGTSPAVKVEKAHSGDVHCVDWNPLDVNYILTGSADNSVRMWDRRNLGSGGAGSPIHKFEGHKAAVLCVQWSPDRASVFGSSAEDGFLNVWDHEKVGKKKNSNVPAGLFFQHAGHRDKIVDFHWNSSDPWTIVSVSDDGESTGGGGTLQIWRMSDLIYRPEEEVLTELENFKSHLASCTPRN, from the exons ATGAAGGAGAGAAGCGGCTcgagggcggcggtggatgaGCGCTACGCGCAGTGGAAGTCGCTCATCCCGGTGCTCTACGACTGGTTCGCCAACCACAACCTCGTCTGGCCATCCCTCTCCTGCCG GTGGGGCCCGCAATTTGAGAAAGCTACCTACAAGAATCGTCAGCGCCTTTACCTATCTGAGCAG ACGGATGGGAGTGTGCCTAATACTCTGGTTATTGCGAATTGTGAAGTTGTCAAACCAAGGGTTGCAGCTGCTGAACATATCTCACAG TTCAATGAGGAAGCACGGTCACCTTTTGTGAAGAAGTATAAGACTATAGTTCATCCTGGTGAG GTTAACAGAATCAGGGAGCTTCCACAGAACAGTAAGATCATAGCCACACACACCGACAGTCCAGAT GTACTTATTTGGGATGTTGAAGCCCAACCAAATAGACATGCCGTCCTAGGAGCAACTGAATCTCGCCCTGATCTG ATATTAACAGGACATCAGGAAAATGCTGAATTCGCGCTTGCCATGTGTCCAGCGGAACCATATGTACTGTCAGGAG GAAAGGACAAATCTGTTGTCTTGTGGAGCATCCAAGATCACATATCTGCCCTTGGAGATTCCTCGTCTTCTCCTGGAGCATCTGGCAGCAAACAATCTGGCAAAACCACGAATGAAAAGGAGAGTCCTAAAGTTGATCCTCGGGGTATCTTCCATGGACATGACAGCACTGTTGAGGATGTTCAGTTCTGCCCTTCCAG TGCACAGGAATTCTGCAGTGTGGGTGATGATGCTTGTCTTATTCTCTGGGATGCCCGGACTGGTACTAGCCCGGCTGTTAAG GTTGAGAAAGCTCACAGTGGGGATGTTCATTGTGTTGATTGGAATCCGCTTGATGTTAACTATATCTTAACTGG TTCTGCTGATAACTCTGTCCGTATGTGGGATCGTCGCAATCTGGGTTCTGGAGGAGCTGGTTCTCCGATTCACAAATTTGAGGGTCATAAAGCTGCTGTTCTTTGTGTCCAG TGGTCACCTGACAGGGCATCTGTTTTCGGAAGTTCTGCCGAAGATGGTTTCTTAAATGTGTGGGATCATGAGAAG GTTGGGAAGAAGAAAAACTCTAACGTACCAGCTGGGCTTTTCTTTCAACATGCTGGTCACAG GGATAAGATTGTAGACTTCCACTGGAATTCATCGGATCCTTGGACGATCGTCAGTGTGTCAGATGATGGTGAGAGCACTGGTGGAGGTGGAACACTACAG ATATGGCGCATGAGTGACTTGATCTACCGCCCAGAGGAGGAAGTTCTCACAGAGTTGGAGAATTTCAAGTCTCACTTGGCCAGCTGCACTCCGAGGAACTGA